CGGTCGCAGCCTGCGGGATCTGCGGCAGTGACCTGTCCGTGTCGAAGGATCCGTGCCGGTTCGTCGACGTGGCGGTGGCCGGGGGATATCCGCTCGCGGCCTTCGACGCCGATCGGCCGGTCGTGCTCGGGCACGAATACGCCGGCCTGATCACCGAAATCGGGCCCGGCGTCACCGAATTCGCCATCGGCGACCGAGTGGCGGGGATCGGTCTGGCCACCGATACCGCGACCGGGATCCCGACCATCATCGGATACTCCAACAGCTATCACGGCGGGTTCGGCGAGCAGATCGTGGTCGACGCCTACTGGGTGCGCCCGGTGCCGGAGTCGCTGTCGCTCGAGCACGCCACCCTGGCCGAACCCCTGCACGTGGGGGAGATGCACGTGCAGCAGTCCGGGCTGCGTCCCGGGGATTCGGCACTGGTGATCGGCTGCGGCACCATCGGTTTGGGCGCCGTCGTCGCGGCGAAGGCACACGGTGCTGCCATGGTGATCGCCGCCGAACCGTCGGCCACCCGACGGGAACTCGCGGCCCGGATGGGCGCCGACGTCGTGGTCGATCCGGCCGAGCGCGATCCGATCGATGTGTGGAACGCGCTGATCGCCGACGGCGATACCCTCGTCGGCGACTCGGCGGACGGCACTCTCATCGCCTACGAGTGCAGCGGCCGGACCGGGATCCTCAACGATCTGATGTATCGGCTGCCGTTCAACTCCCGGATCCAGGTCCTCGCGGCGGGATTCGCCGAGGAGACGATCGTGCCGGTCGTGCCGCAGTTCCGCCGGATCGCCGTCAATTTCGGCCACGGCCCCTACCAGGACGCCTACGACGTCACCCTGCGGCGCCTGGCCGACGGGCAGATCGATGCCGAGGCGATCATCACCGGCCGGGTCGGCCTCGACGGTGTCGGCGCGGCCTTCGCCGCCCTGCGCGATCCGCGGGGCCACGTCAAGATCATCGTCAAACCCGAGGGGGTCGAGGGGGCGTGAGTCGAGGGGGCGTGAGGAAGGGGGTCAGAGCAGATCGCTGACGTCGTCGGGGACGTCGACCGCGTATTTGCGCAGGGTTTCCATGGGCACGACCTCGAGGGCGTCCTCGTGGGTGGCCGCCAGGACCACCGGGGCGGCCACCCCGTCCTCGTGGGCGTGCAGCCAGCGCACCGCGACCACACACCAGCGGTCGCCCGGTTGCAGGCCGGGGAAGTTGTTCTCCGGACGTGGTGTCAGCAGATCGTTGCCGATCGATTTCTGGTGCTCCAGGAATTCCTGAGTCACAACGGTGCAGACGGTGTGGCTACCCAGATCCTCGGGGCCGGTGCTGCAGCACCCGTCCCGGTAGAAGCCGGTGAGAGGATCGGTGCCACACTCCTCCAACGGTCCCCCAAGCACATTTCGATCGGTCACATCGCCGATCCTATTGTCTCTGTGTTGGATTCGCCGCGCCTTGGGCAGTTGGCATCCGCACACCCGCCGCGATGCGCGGCCGAACAGGTGTATCGGCCGACGTCGTCGGCGTGTCGGGGCGGCCGAAATTCCTTTCGGATTCCGGCCGGGGCCCGCCCGTGCGCGCCGGCGCCTCGGATCGCCGCGGGCCGCCGCCCGCGGTGCGCCCGTCCGGTCGCGGCGGCCCGGCCGGCGTGCTGACCTCAGGCGATCGGTTCGGGTGCCGGCCCGGGCGGCACGAGCGCGGACGCGGCGCCGCGGACCTGCCGCGGCGCGAGCCGGTCTCCGCGTTCTGACAGGATGGGGGCCGTGAATGCGCAAGCCTGGATTCTGATCGCCGCGATCGCCGCCGTACTGCTGGTGGCGTTCGTTGCCGGATTCGTCCTGTACAAGCGTCGCCGGGTCAGCATTGCAGCGGCCGCGGACCAGGACAAGGAACTGACCGACCGGTCGGGTGGCTACACCGCATCCGGTGGCTTCAACTTCAGTCAGGGAGGTGCGGGCTCGGGCACCCTGACCCCGCCGCGTCCCGAACCGGTGCCGATCGAGCGCACCGACGACGAAGGTCAGCCGCACGTCGGCGACGACGCCGCCATCCCACGCGACTCGGCCCGACGGACCATCACCGACGTGCGGTTGCCGGAACCGGAAACCGTCACCGATCGGCCGGCCGACGGGGCGAGCGGCTCGACGCCGGTCATCGAGCCCGAGACCACCGCCGAGCCGTCGGATCCGGTGGCGCCGGTCGAACCCGCCGCCCCCGCGGACACCGCGGCGAGCGAGGTGACCCCGGCCGAGTCGACCACGACCGAGACCGTGCCGGCGCCGGTGGAAGCCGCCCCGGTCGCGCCGCCGTCGCCGAACGGTGCCGTCGTATCGCCGGCGCCCGTCGAAACGCCGGATACCGCGCCGGCGGTCGAGGAGATCGAACCCACCGCCGGGCGCCTGACCCGCCTGCGCGGGCGGTTGTCCCGCTCGCAGAACGCGGTCGGCAAGAGTCTGCTCGGCCTGCTCGGTGGCGGTGACCTCGACGAGGACTCCTGGGAGGAGGTCGAGGACACCCTGGTCATGGCCGACCTCGGCACCTCGGTCACCACGACGGTCGTGGAGCGGCTGCGTCAGGAGATGGCGGCCCGCAGCGTGCGGACCGCCGAACAGGCCCGGCAGGTGCTGCGCGATGTACTGATCGAGGCACTGCGTCCGGAACTGGACCGTTCCATCCGCGCACTGCCCCATGCCGACCATCCGTCGATCCTGCTGGTCGTCGGTGTCAACGGCACCGGCAAGACCACGACCACCGGCAAACTCGCCCGCGTGCTGGTCGCCGACGGACGCCGGGTGCTGCTCGGCGCCGCCGACACCTTCCGCGCGGCCGCCGCCGACCAGCTGCAGACCTGGGGTGAACGGGTCGGCGCCGACACCGTTCGCGGCCGGGAGGGCGCCGACCCGGCCTCGGTCGCCTTCGACGCGGTCACCACCGGTATCACCGAGGGGGTCGACGCTGTCCTGGTCGACACCGCAGGCCGGCTGCACACCAAGACCGGCCTGATGGACGAGCTGGGCAAGGTCAAGCGCGTGGTGGAGAAGAAGGCCGCGGTGGACGAGGTGCTGCTGGTGCTCGACGCCACCGTCGGCCAGAACGGGCTGACCCAGGCCCGGGTCTTCGCCGAGGTCGTCGACATCACCGGCGTGGTACTCACCAAACTCGACGGCACCGCCAAGGGCGGCATCGTCTTCCAGGTGCAGCACGAACTCGGCGTGCCGGTGAAACTGGTCGGGCTCGGCGAGGGCGCCGACGATCTGGCCCCCTTCGAACCCTCCGCCTTCGTCGACGCGTTGCTCGGCTAGCCACATCCCGTCGTGACCGCCCGGCGCGTGCGCGCCCCTCGCGCCCGGCGCGAAACGCCGAGCTGAAACGGCAGTTCCTCCTCATTTCGACCCACCCCTCACGGTGAGCACGACACTTCTGTGTGCGCCGTGAAACCTGGAAGCAACACGGTGGACGGATCCGTTCACGCATGCGAAACATCGCGGCGGCACGGATGAAACACCAGATGGCGACCCTTGCGTGCAGGCTCGTTGCCGCAGTTTCGGCCGGGCCCGAGATGAGGAGGATCAAGGTGGCGTATCCCTTGCTCGGTGTGCCCGACACCGGCGACACCGCATGGATGCTGGCGAGCTCCGCGCTCGTGTTGTTGATGACCCCGGGGCTGGCGTTCTTCTACGGCGGTATGGTCCGTTCGAAGAATGTGCTCAACATGATCATGATGAGCATCAGCGCGATGGGCGTCGTCGGCGTCCTGTGGGCGCTGTACGGCTTCTCCGAGGCGTTCGGCGACAACAAATTCGGCCTGATCGGCAATCCCGGTCAGTTCTTCGGACTCAAGGGCTTGATCGGCGCCAATGCCGTCAAGGCCAGTCCCGCCGACCCGTCGACCGGTGCGGCCGCGGTGGATCAGGTCAACATCCCGTTGGCGGGCACCATCCCCATGACGGTGTTCGTCGCATTCCAGCTGATGTTCGCGATCATCACGGTCGCGCTGATCTCCGGCGCGGTCGCCGATCGCATGAAGTTCCGGGCGTGGGTGGTCTTCTCCATCGTGTGGGCGACCGTGGTCTACTTCCCGGTCGCGCACTGGGTCTTCGACTTCGACGTCAAGGACGCGGCGGGCAACATCGTCCACCACGGCGGCTGGATCGCCAACAAGTTGCAGGCCATCGACTTCGCCGGTGGTACCGCGGTCCACATCAACGCCGGTGCCGCGGGTCTGGCGCTGTGCCTGGTACTCGGTCGCCGTAAGGGCTGGCCCAAGACGCCGATGCGCCCGCACAACCTGCCCTTCGTCATGCTCGGCGCCGGTCTGCTGTGGTTCGGCTGGTTCGGCTTCAACGCCGGTTCCTCGGTGAGCTCCAACGGACTGGCCGGTTCCACTTTCCTGACCACCACCTTCGCCACCTGTGCCGCGATGATCGGCTGGCTGGTGGTGGAGAAGTTCCGCGACGGCAAGCCCACCAGCCTCGGCGCCGCGTCGGGCATCGTCGCCGGTCTGGTCGCGATCACGCCGTCCTGCTCGTCGGTGAACGTGCTCGGCGCGTTGGTCATCGGCGCGGTCGCCGGTGTGCTGTGCGCCCTGGCGGTGGGACTGAAGTTCAAACTCGGTTTCGACGACTCGCTCGACGTGGTGGGTGTGCACCTGGTCGGTGGTGTGGTCGGTACGCTGCTCATCGGTCTGTTCCTGGCTCCGGAATCCGGCGCGGGCGCTTCGGGCGCGAAGGGCTTGTTCTACGGCGGCGGTTTCGATCAGCTCGGGAAGCAGGCCGTCGGGGCCTTCACCGTGCTCGCGTTCTCCTTCGTCGTCTCACTGATTCTGGGTCTGATCATCAAGTACACGATCGGTATCCGGGCCTCCGAAGAAGAGGAGTTCCAGGGTATGGACGAGTCGGAGCACGCGGAGACGTCATACGATTTCGCTGCTGTGGGTGGCACGGCACGTACCGCCGTCAAGGAGGCATGACGCAATGAAACTGATCACTGCAATCGTCAAACCGTTCACGCTCGAGGACGTCAAGTCGGGGCTCGAGCAGGCCGGTGTGCTGGGTATGACGGTCAGCGAGGTCCAGGGGTACGGCCGGCAGAAGGGGCACACCGAGGTTTACCGCGGTGCCGAGTATTCGGTGGATTTCGTGCCGAAGGTCCGGGTCGAGGTGGTCGTGGACGACGCATCGGTGGAGAAGGTCGTCGAGGTGATCGTCGAGGCCGCCCGGACCGGCAAGATCGGTGACGGCAAGGTCTGGGTAACGCCCGTCGAATCGGTGATCCGGGTCCGAACCGGTGAACGCGGTGGCGACGCACTGTAGGAGATGAGAGATTCGGGCAGCCCCGTTCCCTGCCGGTTGTCGGCCGGGGACGGGGCTGCCCGCATGAACGGGTGGTGGTTGCGGGTATGAGTGCAGACGAATTGTCCGACGGCGCCAAGGATCTGGTGGCCGCGCGAGATCAACTGCTGGGCAGCGGAGACGCGCGTCGCCCGCGCCTGGGCGCCGACGCGCTGCGGCAGGCACTGGTCGACCTGCACGATCTGTGGTTGACCAGCAAGGGGGCCGAGCTGGGCATCACCGCCGACAGCGGACTGGCCGTGGTGGCCGTCGGTGGCCTGGGACGACGGGAGATGCTGCCCTATTCGGATCTGGATCTGGTGCTGCTGCACGACGATGTGGATCCCGAACGGGTCGCGGAGGTGGCCGATCGGCTCTGGTACCCGCTGTGGGACGCGCACATCAAACTCGACCACAGTGTGCGCACGGTGCCGCAGGCCCTGCGAGTGGCCGCCGAGGACCTCACCGCCGCGCTGGGCATGCTCGACGCCCGGCACATCGTCGGAGACGCCGAGCTGAGCAATCTGCTCATCGGCGGCGTCCGGCGCGAATGGCGGACCGGAATCCGTTCTCGGTTCGGCGAACTGGTCGAACAGGCGCAGGCGCGCTGGAAGCGCAACGGTGAGGTCGCCCATCGCGCCGAACCCGACCTCAAGAGCGGCCGCGGCGGACTACGCGATATTCAGCTGCTCGACGCGCTGGCCATCGCCCAGTTGACCGACGCGATGCCGGGCTTGGGCCCCGATGTGCCCGGCGGCGGACTCGACGCCGCCCATCGCCGTCTGCTGGACGTGCGCACCGAACTGCATCGGGTGGCCGGTCGCTCCCGGGACCAGTTGCGGGCCCAGGACGCCGACGAGATCGGCGCCGCGCTGCGCATCGGCGATCGATTCGATCTGGCCCGCACGCTCAGCGATGCGGCACGCACGGTTGTCTACTCGGTGGACGTCGGCGTGCGCACCGCCGGAAACGCGCTGCCCCGGCGCGGTCTGGCCCGGCTGCGGCGGCTGCCGGTGCGCCGCCCGCTGGACGAGGGCGTGGTCGAACACGCGGGAGAGGTGGTGCTTGCTCGTGACGCGCGACCACAACGCGATCCCGGCCTGATCCTGCGGGTGGCGGCCGCCTCCGCGCGTACCGGTCTGCCGATGTCGGCGACCACCCTCAATCGGCTCTCCGAGGATGCCCCCGAACTACGGGAACCGTGGCCGCGCGAGGCGCTCAACGATCTGCTCGTGCTGCTGGGGTCCGGTCGCGCCACCATCGACGCGATCGAGGCACTGGACCGGACAGGCCTGTGGGGCAGGCTGTTTCCGGAGTGGGGTGCGGTCCGGGACCTGCCCCCGCGCGATGCCGTGCACACCTGGACCGTGGACCGTCACCTGGTGGAGACGGTCGCCTACGCCACCGCGCTGAGCACCCGAGTCGCCCGCCCGGATCTGCTGCTGCTCGGCGCGCTGCTGCACGATATCGGCAAGGGGCGCGCGGAGGATCACAGTGTGGTCGGCGCCGAACTGGCCACCCGGATCGGCCGTCGGCTGGGACTGTGGCCCGCCGACGTGGACAGTCTCGCGATGATCGTGCGGCATCATCTGCTGCTGCCCGAGACCGCGACCCGTCGCGATCTCGCCGACCCGGCGACGGCGGCCCGCGTCGTGGACACCCTGGACGGTGACCGCCAGGTCCTCGAACTCCTGCACACTCTGGCCGAAGCCGATTCGCTGGCGACCGGTCCGGGGGTCTGGGGTGAGTGGAAGGCCTCGCTGATCGGCGAGCTGGTGCGTCGTTCCCGGTCGGCGATGGCGGGTGAACCTGTCCCGCACGGAGATTCGCCGGCCCCGGCGACAGTGGACCTGTCCGTGCTGGACAAGGTCGCGGCCGGTGGGGTGCATGTGGATCTGCGCGCCGGCGACGGCCGATACACCCATGTCGTCACGGTGGTCGCACCCGATACGCCCGGTCTGCTGTCGGAGGCGGCCGGCGTGCTGGCCCTGCATTCGCTGCGGGTGCTGTCGGCGACGCTGTCCGCGACGGACGGTATCGCGATCGACACCTTCGTGGTGAGCCCGACATTCGGTGATCCGCCCGATGCCGGCCTGGTGCGGCAGGAACTGATCCGGGCGATCAACGGTGATCTGAAGCTGGCCGCGGCGCTGGCCGACAAGGAGCGCGAAACCTCCTCGCGGACCAGGCCTTACGCGCAGGCCCAACCCCGGGTGATCTGGACCGATACCGATCGGCCCGGTCAGGTGCTGCTGGAATTGCGGGCCGAGGACCGCCTCGGATTGCTCAGCCGGCTGGCCGCGGTGCTCGCCGCGCACGGCGCCGATGTGCGCTGGGCCAAGGCGGTGACCATGGGCTCGGTCGTGGTGGACGCCTTCAGTCTCGATCTCGGCGAAGATACCGAGGCGCGGCGCCGGGAGATCGAGGGGGCGCTGCTGGGGGTGGTTCCGCACCAGGAACCGAAGAAGCCGAGTGAAACGGACAGCGGTGCGGAGGGCAGCTAGGTTTACCGACCGATTGCCTGATTGGTGAAGAAGCTGGTCAACTGGCCATTTATTGGTTAACCGTATTGTTGTGACAACCTCCACTGAATGTGATGCTCGCCACTCTACTATCGGTGTGGATCGTCACGTTGATCCTGATCCGAGCTCTTCGAACTGTTGCTAGTGCCTACCTATCCGGCGAGGGTGCGTTGAGGGGAGCAGGTCGATGGCCGTCGAAGTCGTGTCCGCATCCATGATCACCAGTGATTCGTCCCAGCACATCGCGCGTTGCGTCGGGGGTGACCGCTGGGTGGTGTCCTGGCTGCCCGGTCGCACCCTGACCGGTACCCAGGCGGTGACGGCGATGGCCCTCGCCGGCGCCCTGGCCGATGGCCAGCCCGAGTGGGCCGAATTGGACGCCATGGCACTGCAATTGGGCCTGACCGCCCGTGAAGCGGTGTATCTGGTGGCCAGTGAGCAGCACGACATCAGCCGCACACCACGCCGGCGGCGCGACGCGCTGTCCTGACCGTTCGGCGTGGTCTTACCCAGGGCGAATCCACCGATCGCCGAGTTGCCCGTACCCTGGTAAACCGAGTGACGTCCCTCGACAAGACCAGGAGCGCGATCGGTGTTCGAATCCCTTTCCGACCGGTTGACCGGTGCCCTGAAGGATCTGCGTGGCAAGGGACGCCTGTCGCCGGCCGATATCGACGCGACCGCGCGCGAGATCCGGCTCGCACTGCTCGAGGCGGACGTCGCACTGCCCGTGGTGCGGCAATTCATCGCCCGCATCAAGGAACGTGCCAAGGGGGCCGAGGTCTCGGCCGCGCTGAACCCGGCCCAGCAGGTCGTCAAGATCGTCAACGAGGAACTGATCGGCATCCTCGGCGGCGAAACCCGGCGGCTGCAGCTGGCCAAGACCCCGCCCACGGTGATCATGCTCGCCGGTCTGCAGGGTGCCGGTAAGACCACGCTCGCGGGCAAGCTCGCGAAATGGCTGAAGGGACAGGGCCACACGCCGCTGCTGGTCGCCTGTGACCTGCAGCGGCCGGGCGCCGTCACGCAGCTGCAGGTGGTCGGTGAACGAGCCGGCGTCCCGGTCTTCGCCCCGCATCCCGGCACCTCGATCGGCGGGGGCGACAATGCCCTCGGGGTGACGGCCGCCGACCCCATCCGGGTCGCCGAGGCCGGTATCGACGAGGCGAAGCGGCGCCACTACGACATCGTCATCGTCGACACCGCCGGCCGCCTCGGCATCGACGAGGAGTTGATGCGCCAGGCCGCCGGTATCCGCGATGCGGTCCATCCGGACGAGACCCTGTTCGTCCTCGACGCCATGATCGGTCAGGACGCTGTCACCACCGCGGAGGCCTTCCGCGACGGTGTGGGATTCACCGGCGTCGTGCTGACCAAGCTCGACGGCGACGCCCGTGGTGGTGCCGCGCTGTCGGTGCGTGAAGTGACCGGCGTGCCGATCCTGTTCGCGTCCACCGGTGAGAAGCTCGAGGACTTCGACGTCTTCCACCCCGACCGGATGTCCAGCCGCATCCTGGGTATGGGCGATCTGCTCACCCTGATCGAGCAGGCCGAGCAGGTCTACGACCAGCAGCAGGCCGAGGAAGCGGCCCGCAAGATCGGTTCGGGTGAGCTGACTCTCGAGGACTTCCTCGACCAGATGCTCGCCATTCGCAAGATGGGCCCGATCGGCAACCTGCTCGGCATGCTGCCCGGCGCCGGTCAGATGAAGGATGTGCTGGCCCAGGTCGACGACAAACAGCTCGACCGGGTGCAGGCGATCATCCGCGGCATGACTCCCGCGGAGCGCGCCAACCCGAAGATCATCAACGCGTCCCGCCGGCTGCGCATCGCCAACGGCTCCGGCGTCACGGTCACCGATGTCAACCAGCTCGTCGACCGCTTCTTCGAGGCCCGCAAGATGATGGCGGCGATGGGCCGCCAGATGGGCCTGCCGGGCGGACGCCGCAACAACACCAAGGGCAAGAAGGGGAAGAAGGGCAAGAAGGGCGGGCGCGGCCCGACTCCGCCGAAGGGGATGCGCGGTGGTTTCCCGGGGATGCCGGGTATGCCGCCGGGAATGCCCGGGATGCCCGCGGCCGGAATGCCGGATCTGTCGAATATGCCCGCGGGCCTCGACGAACTGCCGCCGGGCCTCGAGGGGTTCGATCTGTCGAAGCTGAAGTTCCCCAAGAACTGAGCTGTATCTCGGCGGGATCATTCCGACGACGGGGCCAGGAGGCGATATGCGGCTGCATCTTCGGGGCGTCGTACTTCCCGACGACGAGGTCCGCGACCTCTGGGTGCGCGACGGAGTGATCTCCGACGAGCCGGTGTGCGATGCCGAAACCCTGTGCGACACCGGATGGATCGTGCCGGGACTGGTCGATGCCCACTGCCACGTCGGTATCCGCTACGGCGGCGGTCACGAGGATCGGGCGGGTGCGATCGCGCAGGCCGAGGTCGAGCGCGACGCGGGGGCGCTGCTTCTGCGTGATGCCGGATCGCCCATCGATACGCGGTTCGTCGACGACCATCACGAGCTGCCGAAGATCATCCGCGCCGGCCGCCACATCGCCCGGCCCAAACGCTATATCCGCGAACTGGGCATCGAGCTCGACGACGAGCGCGACTTGCCCGATATCGTTGCCGAACAGGCCCGATTCGGTGACGGCTGGGTCAAGATCGTCGGTGACTGGATCGATCGCTCGGTCGGCGATCTGCGTCCGCTGTGGAGCGATGCGATCCTGAAGGAGGCCATCGATGCCGCGCATCGCGAGGGCGCCCGCGTCACCGCGCACGTCTTCGGTGAGGACGCCCTGCCCGGATTGATCGGCGCCGGGATCGACTGCCTCGAACACGGCACCGGCCTCACCGGCGACACCATCGAGATGATGGTCACCCACGGCACCGCTCTGGTGCCGACCCTGATCAATATCGACACCTTTCCCGAGATCGCCGACGGGGCGGCCAAATTCCCCGTCTACGCCGCGCATATGCGCGATCTGCACCGCCGGGTCCGCGATACCGTGGCCGACGCCCATGCCGCGGGCGTGCCGATCTACACCGGCACCGACGCCGGCGGTTCGATCCGCCACGGCCGCGTCGCCGACGAGATCGACGCCCTCGCCGGTGCGGGGCTGTCCCGGCACGAGGCATTGGGCGCGGCATCCTGGGGTGCTCGGGAATGGCTCGGTCGCCCGGGGATCGAACCCGGGGCACCGGCCGACTTCGTCGTCTATCGCACCGATCCGCGCGGCGGCCGTGCGGCGCTCGATGCGCCCGCGTACGTCGTGCTGCGGGGGCGGGTGTACCCCGGCCGCGATCCGGTCACCGGCCACCGGTGAACCGCGCGCCCCGGGGCGATTTCTTCGGACACCGCCCGTCTGGCAGAATGAACGACCGTCCTCGTCGGCGCTCTCGGCCCATGCCGTGACCACCGTGTTGAGGACAGTGTCAGCCCG
The genomic region above belongs to Nocardia spumae and contains:
- a CDS encoding alcohol dehydrogenase catalytic domain-containing protein, whose amino-acid sequence is MRAAQFADGRFTVAEIADPPALGAGQVRIAVAACGICGSDLSVSKDPCRFVDVAVAGGYPLAAFDADRPVVLGHEYAGLITEIGPGVTEFAIGDRVAGIGLATDTATGIPTIIGYSNSYHGGFGEQIVVDAYWVRPVPESLSLEHATLAEPLHVGEMHVQQSGLRPGDSALVIGCGTIGLGAVVAAKAHGAAMVIAAEPSATRRELAARMGADVVVDPAERDPIDVWNALIADGDTLVGDSADGTLIAYECSGRTGILNDLMYRLPFNSRIQVLAAGFAEETIVPVVPQFRRIAVNFGHGPYQDAYDVTLRRLADGQIDAEAIITGRVGLDGVGAAFAALRDPRGHVKIIVKPEGVEGA
- a CDS encoding DUF2237 family protein, which gives rise to MTDRNVLGGPLEECGTDPLTGFYRDGCCSTGPEDLGSHTVCTVVTQEFLEHQKSIGNDLLTPRPENNFPGLQPGDRWCVVAVRWLHAHEDGVAAPVVLAATHEDALEVVPMETLRKYAVDVPDDVSDLL
- the ftsY gene encoding signal recognition particle-docking protein FtsY, producing MGAVNAQAWILIAAIAAVLLVAFVAGFVLYKRRRVSIAAAADQDKELTDRSGGYTASGGFNFSQGGAGSGTLTPPRPEPVPIERTDDEGQPHVGDDAAIPRDSARRTITDVRLPEPETVTDRPADGASGSTPVIEPETTAEPSDPVAPVEPAAPADTAASEVTPAESTTTETVPAPVEAAPVAPPSPNGAVVSPAPVETPDTAPAVEEIEPTAGRLTRLRGRLSRSQNAVGKSLLGLLGGGDLDEDSWEEVEDTLVMADLGTSVTTTVVERLRQEMAARSVRTAEQARQVLRDVLIEALRPELDRSIRALPHADHPSILLVVGVNGTGKTTTTGKLARVLVADGRRVLLGAADTFRAAAADQLQTWGERVGADTVRGREGADPASVAFDAVTTGITEGVDAVLVDTAGRLHTKTGLMDELGKVKRVVEKKAAVDEVLLVLDATVGQNGLTQARVFAEVVDITGVVLTKLDGTAKGGIVFQVQHELGVPVKLVGLGEGADDLAPFEPSAFVDALLG
- a CDS encoding ammonium transporter; translated protein: MRRIKVAYPLLGVPDTGDTAWMLASSALVLLMTPGLAFFYGGMVRSKNVLNMIMMSISAMGVVGVLWALYGFSEAFGDNKFGLIGNPGQFFGLKGLIGANAVKASPADPSTGAAAVDQVNIPLAGTIPMTVFVAFQLMFAIITVALISGAVADRMKFRAWVVFSIVWATVVYFPVAHWVFDFDVKDAAGNIVHHGGWIANKLQAIDFAGGTAVHINAGAAGLALCLVLGRRKGWPKTPMRPHNLPFVMLGAGLLWFGWFGFNAGSSVSSNGLAGSTFLTTTFATCAAMIGWLVVEKFRDGKPTSLGAASGIVAGLVAITPSCSSVNVLGALVIGAVAGVLCALAVGLKFKLGFDDSLDVVGVHLVGGVVGTLLIGLFLAPESGAGASGAKGLFYGGGFDQLGKQAVGAFTVLAFSFVVSLILGLIIKYTIGIRASEEEEFQGMDESEHAETSYDFAAVGGTARTAVKEA
- a CDS encoding P-II family nitrogen regulator; its protein translation is MKLITAIVKPFTLEDVKSGLEQAGVLGMTVSEVQGYGRQKGHTEVYRGAEYSVDFVPKVRVEVVVDDASVEKVVEVIVEAARTGKIGDGKVWVTPVESVIRVRTGERGGDAL
- a CDS encoding [protein-PII] uridylyltransferase, whose protein sequence is MSADELSDGAKDLVAARDQLLGSGDARRPRLGADALRQALVDLHDLWLTSKGAELGITADSGLAVVAVGGLGRREMLPYSDLDLVLLHDDVDPERVAEVADRLWYPLWDAHIKLDHSVRTVPQALRVAAEDLTAALGMLDARHIVGDAELSNLLIGGVRREWRTGIRSRFGELVEQAQARWKRNGEVAHRAEPDLKSGRGGLRDIQLLDALAIAQLTDAMPGLGPDVPGGGLDAAHRRLLDVRTELHRVAGRSRDQLRAQDADEIGAALRIGDRFDLARTLSDAARTVVYSVDVGVRTAGNALPRRGLARLRRLPVRRPLDEGVVEHAGEVVLARDARPQRDPGLILRVAAASARTGLPMSATTLNRLSEDAPELREPWPREALNDLLVLLGSGRATIDAIEALDRTGLWGRLFPEWGAVRDLPPRDAVHTWTVDRHLVETVAYATALSTRVARPDLLLLGALLHDIGKGRAEDHSVVGAELATRIGRRLGLWPADVDSLAMIVRHHLLLPETATRRDLADPATAARVVDTLDGDRQVLELLHTLAEADSLATGPGVWGEWKASLIGELVRRSRSAMAGEPVPHGDSPAPATVDLSVLDKVAAGGVHVDLRAGDGRYTHVVTVVAPDTPGLLSEAAGVLALHSLRVLSATLSATDGIAIDTFVVSPTFGDPPDAGLVRQELIRAINGDLKLAAALADKERETSSRTRPYAQAQPRVIWTDTDRPGQVLLELRAEDRLGLLSRLAAVLAAHGADVRWAKAVTMGSVVVDAFSLDLGEDTEARRREIEGALLGVVPHQEPKKPSETDSGAEGS
- the ffh gene encoding signal recognition particle protein yields the protein MFESLSDRLTGALKDLRGKGRLSPADIDATAREIRLALLEADVALPVVRQFIARIKERAKGAEVSAALNPAQQVVKIVNEELIGILGGETRRLQLAKTPPTVIMLAGLQGAGKTTLAGKLAKWLKGQGHTPLLVACDLQRPGAVTQLQVVGERAGVPVFAPHPGTSIGGGDNALGVTAADPIRVAEAGIDEAKRRHYDIVIVDTAGRLGIDEELMRQAAGIRDAVHPDETLFVLDAMIGQDAVTTAEAFRDGVGFTGVVLTKLDGDARGGAALSVREVTGVPILFASTGEKLEDFDVFHPDRMSSRILGMGDLLTLIEQAEQVYDQQQAEEAARKIGSGELTLEDFLDQMLAIRKMGPIGNLLGMLPGAGQMKDVLAQVDDKQLDRVQAIIRGMTPAERANPKIINASRRLRIANGSGVTVTDVNQLVDRFFEARKMMAAMGRQMGLPGGRRNNTKGKKGKKGKKGGRGPTPPKGMRGGFPGMPGMPPGMPGMPAAGMPDLSNMPAGLDELPPGLEGFDLSKLKFPKN
- a CDS encoding amidohydrolase family protein codes for the protein MRLHLRGVVLPDDEVRDLWVRDGVISDEPVCDAETLCDTGWIVPGLVDAHCHVGIRYGGGHEDRAGAIAQAEVERDAGALLLRDAGSPIDTRFVDDHHELPKIIRAGRHIARPKRYIRELGIELDDERDLPDIVAEQARFGDGWVKIVGDWIDRSVGDLRPLWSDAILKEAIDAAHREGARVTAHVFGEDALPGLIGAGIDCLEHGTGLTGDTIEMMVTHGTALVPTLINIDTFPEIADGAAKFPVYAAHMRDLHRRVRDTVADAHAAGVPIYTGTDAGGSIRHGRVADEIDALAGAGLSRHEALGAASWGAREWLGRPGIEPGAPADFVVYRTDPRGGRAALDAPAYVVLRGRVYPGRDPVTGHR